From Fusobacterium sp.:
TTCTATACACTGTGCATAACTCCCATGATGGAGATTCTGGAAGAGAAAAATAAACTATCTTCTCATTTTCTTTTGCATATATTTCAGAAATAAATGTACATGCTAAATGATTTGATACCATTTGATATAATGTTCTGCTGCTCTTTGTTTCAAATAATATATTAGGAACAAATCCAGCTTTTTTAAAAAGTGGATCTATTATTTCTCTCATTGTTGTATTTCTAGAGAGTAAAACAAAAGTATCATTTTTAAATAATTTTAAATCTGTTCTTTGAATCTTTTCTCCTTTAACTGATTTAGCTAGAGGATGAATAGATGGAACAGCCATTAATATATTTTCTTCTAGGATAGGAACATAAGTATTGTTTCCTATCCTCTGTTCTTTTGATAAAGTTACAAACCCTATATCTAATTGCCCATTTCCTATCATCTTTTCCTGTATTTTAACATTCATTTCTATAGGTTCTATTGAAACATTTGGAAATAACTTATAAAATTTAGGATATACAGATGCAAACATTGATATTCCTCTTTCAGGAGTAAGTCCTATTCTCAAATTACTCTTATCTTTTTCAAGTAAATCATTTATATGATCATATGTTTCTTTTTTTATATTCAATATTTTTTCAGCATTTTTTATATATATTTCTCCTATTTCTGTAAGTTTCCAATTTGTTCTAGAACGATAAAATAGCTGACTTCCAAGTTCTTTTTCTAGTTTTAAAAGTTGTTGATTCAATGCTGATTGAGTAATATACATCTTTTCTGCTGCTTTTGTTATATTTCTCTCTTCTGCTATTTTTACTATATATTCCAATTGTTTTAATTCCATCTTTCCTCCTTACTCTTAAAAAAATTAAGAGAAATCTAATTATAATGAATTTGACTTATTTATAAATATTTTATACACTCAAATCAATAAGAATACAAGTAATAATTTAAAAGGAGCTGTTTTCATGGGTAAAAATTTGTACATTAAAGTTAATGAAAAAGATAATGTAGCAATTGCAGTTGATAAAATTTCAGCTGGTACAGAAATCATGAATGGAATATTTACAACAG
This genomic window contains:
- a CDS encoding LysR family transcriptional regulator, producing the protein MELKQLEYIVKIAEERNITKAAEKMYITQSALNQQLLKLEKELGSQLFYRSRTNWKLTEIGEIYIKNAEKILNIKKETYDHINDLLEKDKSNLRIGLTPERGISMFASVYPKFYKLFPNVSIEPIEMNVKIQEKMIGNGQLDIGFVTLSKEQRIGNNTYVPILEENILMAVPSIHPLAKSVKGEKIQRTDLKLFKNDTFVLLSRNTTMREIIDPLFKKAGFVPNILFETKSSRTLYQMVSNHLACTFISEIYAKENEKIVYFSLPESPSWELCTVYRKGAYLSKAAKSFIKLAEDYWKNNIK